In a genomic window of Trichoderma atroviride chromosome 4, complete sequence:
- a CDS encoding uncharacterized protein (EggNog:ENOG41) — protein sequence MAFLFKSKKHQDRTTTSRDGSSGSQGSIQNAPGRVVARDDKNTALQRATPTGSLHSIDNDTSTSSPDQGGPGHARRAGSVDTPQTSDLPFRNTPPVSNSNASLYPWSQRRLTYTSSHPSPFPRYGAAVNALASKEGDVYLMGGLINSSTVKGDLWMIEAGGSLNCYPLATTAEGPGPRVGHASLLVGNAFIVYGGDTKIDDNDILDETLYLLNTSTRHWSRALPAGSRPSGRYGHSLVILGSKIYIFGGQVEGFFMNDLSAFDLNQLQSPANRWEILIKAEASPKIPAARTNHSIVTFNDKMYLFGGTNGFQWFNDVWCYDPAVNKWAQLDCIGYIPAPREGHAAAIVDDVMYIFGGRTEEGTDLGDLAAFRITQRRWYTFQNMGPSPSPRSGHSMTTVGKSIVVLGGEPSTASPSTNDLGILYVLDTTKIRYPNDAPGGPQRIPQARRPSDASNPNRQSPMRDMSNGGGPPDPRNALGGPTGQRVPSNGMEPNGPPNPGGPSSPPPVGAPPRVPPGGPGGPPGPGNKMRAGSTSSPSGPPPQGPTPAKPGDPSAIGRVRGASVDRAMATGSPQLTSAPSPIAREAIPEGEVPPPTGVNTSAPVSVMGNPANGRRTPTTPTQATRSGSKQGSYGEPPRNEPPRNEPPRNGPPRGEPPRGEPPRGEPPRGEPP from the exons ATGGCGTTTCTCTTCAAGTCCAAGAAACACCAGGACCGCACGACAACCAGTCGCGACGGCAGCTCAGGCTCCCAGGGGTCCATCCAGAATGCCCCCGGACGCGTGGTGGCCAGAGACGACAAGAACACAGCATTGCAGCGCGCAACGCCCACGGGCAGCCTGCATTCTATCGACAATGACACCAGCACTTCCAGCCCTGATCAGGGCGGCCCAGGCCATGCACGCCGTGCTGGCAGCGTGGATACGCCTCAGACGAGTGATTTGCCA TTTCGCAACACTCCTCCCGTGAGCAATTCAAACGCTTCGCTCTACCCATGGTCGCAGCGGCGATTGACCTATACCTCGTCGCATCCGAGCCCGTTCCCACGATAtggcgccgccgtcaacgCACTCGCCTCGAAAGAAGGAGATGTTTACTTGATGGGTGGCTTGATTAACAGCTCAACAGTCAAGGGCGACCTTTGGATGATTGAGGCTGGTGGTAGCTTGAATTGCTACCCCTTGGCGACCACCGCTGAAGGCCCGGGGCCTCGTGTTGGCCATGCCAGTTTGTTAGTCGGCAACGCTTTCATCGTGTATGGTGGAGACACCAAAATCGATGACAACGATATCCTGGACGAGACGCTATATCTACTTAATACTT CAACACGGCACTGGTCTCGCGCCTTGCCTGCGGGATCTCGCCCGTCAGGGCGCTACGGCCATTCGCTTGTTATTCTAGGCTCCAAGATATACATCTTCGGTGGTCAGGTCGAAGGTTTTTTTATGAATGACCTCTCTGCCTTTGATCTCAACCAGCTACAGTCGCCAGCCAACCGATGGGAGATTCTTATCAAGGCGGAAGCGAGTCCAAAGATACCTGCTGCACGAACGAATCATTCCATTGTGACATTCAACGACAAGATGTATTT GTTTGGTGGTACCAATGGATTCCAATGGTTTAACGACGTCTGGTGCTACGATCCTGCAGTCAACAAGTGGGCGCAACTGGACTGTATCGGTTATATACCCGCTCCTCGTGAGGGCCACGCTGCCGCTATAGTGGACGATGTCATGTACATTTTCGGCGGAAGAACTGAGGAGGGCACAGATTTGGGCGACCTTGCGGCATTCCGCATCACGCAGCGGAGATGGTATACTTTCCAAAACATGGGtccctctccctcgcctCGGTCTGGGCATAGTATGACAACGGTTGGGAAATCCATTGTAGTGCTTGGCGGAGAGCCTAGCACTGCTTCTCCGTCTACGAACGATCTTGGTATCCTCTATGTACTGGATACGACTAAGATTCGGTATCCCAATGACGCTCCAGGGGGACCTCAAAGAATACCCCAGGCGCGACGCCCCAGCGATGCGTCGAATCCTAATAGGCAATCGCCAATGCGCGATATGTCCAATGGAGGAGGACCTCCTGATCCTAGAAACGCACTTGGTGGCCCTACTGGCCAGAGAGTCCCTTCAAACGGCATGGAGCCAAACGGTCCGCCAAATCCTGGAGGCCCAAGCTCTCCTCCGCCTGTTGGAGCGCCGCCAAGAGTACCCCCTGGAGGCCCCGGAGGCCCTCCGGGTCCAGGAAACAAAATGCGAGCTGGTTCGACCTCTAGCCCCTCCGGACCGCCGCCACAAGGCCCAACTCCTGCCAAGCCAGGTGACCCATCTGCCATAGGACGAGTTCGAGGCGCCTCTGTTGACCGAGCAATGGCGACCGGCTCACCACAGCTGActtctgctccatctcccatTGCTCGCGAGGCAATCCCCGAGGGCGAAGTGCCCCCACCCACAGGTGTCAACACATCAGCTCCTGTCTCTGTGATGGGTAATCCTGCTAATGGGCGACGAACACCAACTACGCCCACACAAGCTACTAGGTCGGGATCTAAACAAGGCTCTTATGGTGAACCTCCCAGAAATGAGCCTCCTAGGAATGAACCTCCTAGGAATGGGCCTCCCAGAGGCGAACCCCCAAGAGGCGAACCCCCAAGAGGCGAACCCCCTAGAGGCGAACCCCCCTAG